The following coding sequences lie in one Anas acuta chromosome 17, bAnaAcu1.1, whole genome shotgun sequence genomic window:
- the RHOF gene encoding rho-related GTP-binding protein RhoF yields MEAANGALADGAAGSKGGKGSGKKEVKVVIVGDGGCGKTSLLMVYAKGAFPEQYAPSVFEKYTTSITIGKKEVVLNLYDTAGQEDYDRLRPLSYQNTNVVLICYDVMNPTSYDNVAVKWYPEVNHFCRGVPLVLIGCKTDLRKDKEQLRKLRASKQEPITYNQGEAACQQINAEVYLECSAKCRENIEKVFKEATTIALSAMKKAKRQKKQRVCSVL; encoded by the exons ATGGAAGCGGCCAACGGGGCCCTGGCCGACGGCGCGGCGGGCAGCAAGGGGGGAAAAGGCTCGGGCAAGAAGGAGGTGAAGGTGGTGATCGTGGGGGACGGCGGCTGCGGGAAGACCTCGCTGCTGATGGTGTACGCCAAGGGAGCCTTCCCCGAG cAATACGCGCCGTCCGTGTTTGAGAAGTACACCACCAGCATTACGATTGGCAAAAAGGAAGTCGTCCTGAACCTGTATGACACCGCAG GGCAGGAGGACTATGATCGGCTACGACCACTTTCTTACCAGAACACAAACGTAGTGTTGATTTGTTACGATGTCATGAACCCCACCAGCTATGATAATGTAGCGGTTAAG TGGTATCCTGAAGTGAATCACTTCTGCCGAGGTGTCCCGCTCGTGCTGATCGGCTGCAAGACAGACCTTCGGAAAGACAAAGAGCAGTTGCGTAAGCTCAGGGCTTCTAAGCAGGAACCCATTACCTACAACCAG GGTGAAGCAGCTTGCCAGCAGATAAATGCAGAAGTTTATCTGGAGTGCTCAGCAAAATGTCGTGAGAACATAGAAAAAGTGTTTAAAGAAGCAACAACCATTGCTTTAAGTGCCATGAAAAAAGCCAAGCgccaaaagaaacagagagtgtGCTCAGTGTTATGA
- the TMEM120B gene encoding transmembrane protein 120B isoform X1 has protein sequence MTSGGARGPRGPGCGLAPAELAPPCTATAPPFPPPAALHRAMRVQLERCCGEWRELEEEFRQLQETHKVYRQKLEEVTSLQTACSSSIHRQKKTLRDLKHSLQRCKPRATPEEFALIQQISTQIKERQNAFFDMEAYLPKKNGLYLNLVLGNVNVTLLSNQAKFAYKDEYEKFKLYLTIILLLGAVACRFILHYRVTDEVFNFLLVWYYCTLTIRESILISNGSRIKGWWVSHHYVSTFLSGVMLTWPDGLMYQMFRSQFLAFSIFQSCVQFLQYYYQRGCLYRLRALGERNHLDLTVEGFQSWMWRGLTFLLPFLFFGHFWQLYNAITLFGLSRHKECKEWQVCVLAFTFLLLFLGNFLTTLKVVHTKLQKNKDKVKKL, from the exons ATGACGTCAGGGGGCGCGCGTGGCCCCCGCGGCCCCGGCTGCGGGCTCGCGCCGGCGGAGCTCGCGCCGCCTTGCACCGCCACCGCCCCCCCCTTCCCGCCTCCCGCCGCATTGCACCGCGCCATGAGGGTGCAGCTGGAGCGCTGCTGCGGCGAGTGgcgggagctggaggaggagttCCGGCAGCTCCAG GAAACGCACAAAGTTTACAGGCAGAAACTGGAGGAAGTCACCAGCTTGCAgacagcctgcagcagctccataCACCGTCAGAAGAAGACTTTAAGGGATCTGAAGCACAGCCTGCAACG GTGCAAGCCCAGAGCTACTCCTGAAGAATTCGCTCTCATACAGCAGATCAGCACCCAGATCAAAGAGAGGCAAAATGCCTTCTTTGATATGGAAGCCTACTTGCCAAAGAAGAACGG TTTGTACTTAAATCTCGTGCTGGGAAATGTGAATGTAACCCTCCTGAGTAACCAAGCAAA gttCGCCTACAAAGATGAGTATGAGAAGTTCAAACTTTATCTCACAATCATCTTGTTACTCGGGGCTGTGGCCTGCAGGTTTATTCTTCACTACAG ggTGACAGATGAAGTGTTTAACTTTCTGTTAGTGTGGTATTACTGCACGCTGACGATACGGGAATCTATTCTAATTAGCAATGGATCAAG gatCAAGGGCTGGTGGGTGTCTCATCACTATGTCTCCACATTCCTGTCTGGAGTAATGTTAACGTG gCCAGATGGACTCATGTATCAAATGTTTCGCAGTCAATTTCTAgcattttcaatatttcaga GTTGCGTTCAGTTCCTACAATATTATTATCAAAGGGGCTGCCTTTATAGACTTCGTGCTTTGGGGGAGAGAAACCACTTGGACCTTACTGTAG AAGGATTTCAGTCCTGGATGTGGCGGGGGCTGACGTTTCTCCTTCCATTCTTGTTCTTTGGGCAT ttcTGGCAGCTATATAACGCAATCACACTTTTTGGATTGTCAAGGCATAAGGAGTGCAAAGAATGGCAG GTTTGTGTGTTAGCTTTCACgtttctgctgctcttcctcGGGAACTTCCTCACTACTCTCAAAGTGGTGCACACTAAGTTGCAGAAGAACAAAGACAAAGTGAAGAAGCTGTGA
- the TMEM120B gene encoding transmembrane protein 120B isoform X2, with translation MTSGGARGPRGPGCGLAPAELAPPCTATAPPFPPPAALHRAMRVQLERCCGEWRELEEEFRQLQETHKVYRQKLEEVTSLQTACSSSIHRQKKTLRDLKHSLQRCKPRATPEEFALIQQISTQIKERQNAFFDMEAYLPKKNGLYLNLVLGNVNVTLLSNQAKFAYKDEYEKFKLYLTIILLLGAVACRFILHYRVTDEVFNFLLVWYYCTLTIRESILISNGSRIKGWWVSHHYVSTFLSGVMLTWPDGLMYQMFRSQFLAFSIFQSCVQFLQYYYQRGCLYRLRALGERNHLDLTVEGFQSWMWRGLTFLLPFLFFGHFWQLYNAITLFGLSRHKECKEWQVGLCVSFHVSAALPRELPHYSQSGAH, from the exons ATGACGTCAGGGGGCGCGCGTGGCCCCCGCGGCCCCGGCTGCGGGCTCGCGCCGGCGGAGCTCGCGCCGCCTTGCACCGCCACCGCCCCCCCCTTCCCGCCTCCCGCCGCATTGCACCGCGCCATGAGGGTGCAGCTGGAGCGCTGCTGCGGCGAGTGgcgggagctggaggaggagttCCGGCAGCTCCAG GAAACGCACAAAGTTTACAGGCAGAAACTGGAGGAAGTCACCAGCTTGCAgacagcctgcagcagctccataCACCGTCAGAAGAAGACTTTAAGGGATCTGAAGCACAGCCTGCAACG GTGCAAGCCCAGAGCTACTCCTGAAGAATTCGCTCTCATACAGCAGATCAGCACCCAGATCAAAGAGAGGCAAAATGCCTTCTTTGATATGGAAGCCTACTTGCCAAAGAAGAACGG TTTGTACTTAAATCTCGTGCTGGGAAATGTGAATGTAACCCTCCTGAGTAACCAAGCAAA gttCGCCTACAAAGATGAGTATGAGAAGTTCAAACTTTATCTCACAATCATCTTGTTACTCGGGGCTGTGGCCTGCAGGTTTATTCTTCACTACAG ggTGACAGATGAAGTGTTTAACTTTCTGTTAGTGTGGTATTACTGCACGCTGACGATACGGGAATCTATTCTAATTAGCAATGGATCAAG gatCAAGGGCTGGTGGGTGTCTCATCACTATGTCTCCACATTCCTGTCTGGAGTAATGTTAACGTG gCCAGATGGACTCATGTATCAAATGTTTCGCAGTCAATTTCTAgcattttcaatatttcaga GTTGCGTTCAGTTCCTACAATATTATTATCAAAGGGGCTGCCTTTATAGACTTCGTGCTTTGGGGGAGAGAAACCACTTGGACCTTACTGTAG AAGGATTTCAGTCCTGGATGTGGCGGGGGCTGACGTTTCTCCTTCCATTCTTGTTCTTTGGGCAT ttcTGGCAGCTATATAACGCAATCACACTTTTTGGATTGTCAAGGCATAAGGAGTGCAAAGAATGGCAGGTGG GTTTGTGTGTTAGCTTTCACgtttctgctgctcttcctcGGGAACTTCCTCACTACTCTCAAAGTGGTGCACACTAA